One Nocardia huaxiensis genomic window, CACCGGTAAGACCGCCCGCGTCATCGTGTTCGCGGTCGGCGACAAGGCCGCCGAGGCCGAGGCCGCCGGTGCGGACGCCGTCGGCGCCGAGGACCTGATCGAGCGCATCCAGGGCGGCTGGCTGGACTTCGACGCCGCCATCGCCACCCCGGATCAGATGGCCAAGGTCGGTCGTATCGCTCGCGTGCTGGGCCCGCGTGGCCTGATGCCGAACCCGAAGACCGGCACCGTCACCCCCGATGTGACCAAGGCTGTCAACGACATCAAGGGCGGCAAGATCAACTTCCGCGTCGACAAGCAGGCCAACCTGCACTTCGTGATCGGCAAGGCTTCCTTCGACGAGAAGAAGCTGGCCGAGAACTACGGCGCCGCGCTCGACGAGATCCTGCGTGTCAAGCCCTCCACCGCGAAGGGCCGCTACGTCAAGAAGGTGACGTTCTCGACCAACACCGGACCGGGCATCCCGGTGGACCCGAACCGCACCCGCAACTTCGCCGAAGAGGACTGACGCGAAGTCGCAGTAGCGACGCAAGACAATCAAGGGCCGGCACGCGAAACGCGTGCCGGCCCTTGGCTTTTCGATAGGGGCGTGCTCAGAGGTCGCGCAACCCGCAGATCGCATCACCGGTGCTCATGGTGCACAGGGATCGGATCAGGTTACCCACGATCGGGTTGACGATGGCGGCCGATCCGGCGTACAGCAATCCGGATCCGGCGTCGATCGCCGTGGATCCGGTTTCGGGATTCGACGGGTCAGGCGCCGCACCCGCGGGCGCGGCGGCCAGTCCGGTGAGGGCTGCCGCGGCGAGAGCGCTGAGAAGTACTCGCTTCATGGAGGATCTCCGGGTTCAGTTCTTGGAGCTGCCGCTGTTGAGGGCTACGCAGAGGGGGCGGGTGTCGGGTTCGCTGCCGCCGTAGATTCCGCAGAGCAGCAGGTAGATGATGGAGCGGGGCATGAGCAGGAGCTCGGCGGAGCCGGAGCTCGAACCCGAGCTGGATCCGGAATCGGCTACCGGCTGGGCGGCGGGGGCGGCCTGGGCGGCGGGGGAGAGGGCGACTCCGGTGAGGGCGGCGGAGATCGTCACCGCGGCAAGGGTTTTGGTGAAACGGGAACTCAAGGGGTTACCTCCGAACAATGGTGTTCGTAGACCATAGCGGAGTTTCCTTTATGTGAAATACCCAGGTTTTACAGTCTTGGTATTCGTGGTGGCGCATGACAGCGTGCGGAAACTCGAGCGAAAGGTCTCCCTCATGCGACGTCTTGTATTACTCACCGCGGCAACAGCTTTGGCGGTCGGTGTGCTCGCGCCCGCCGCCGCGGCCGACAGCGGCTCCGATACCGGCTCCGGAAACTGGGGCGACGGGTCGGCACTGCACCTGCTACCCGGGGCGATCCTGTTCTTCCCCTGGGCGGGCTCCTCGATGGCGATGGGTTGCCCGTTGAGTTCCGGGTCCGGCGTGGCGGGTGTTCCGGCGCCGGAGCGTCCGGAGTACTGCAAGTGGCTCGATCGGCTCTACTCCGGCAGCGGGTAGGGGCCGTTTTGGCAGATAGATGGCCGTCGGCTATAGTTGTCGACGGTCATCTTCGATGATCACCCCAAATCGTTCTACCGAAGACCGTTGGTTGCTGCCCATTGGGTAGTCGAAGGTCCGGCGTTATTGCCGGCGGCCCACGCAGGGAGAGCCGAGGCTGGGATGAACACTGCGGGTTCTGCTCGTGTTGTTTTTCTTGTGCGCCCCGGGACCTCTGCGTCCGCGGGGCGTTTGCTTTATCGCCGGCCCCGATGGCGGACTTCGGTGGTTCACACCAGAAGAACCGACATCCAGAGAGGAGGCGAAGTATGGCAAATGCTGAGAAGGTCACCGCGGTTGCGGAGATCAAGGAGCAGTTCGAGACTGCTACGGCCACCGTTGTCACGGAATACCGTGGCCTGTCCGTCAGCAAGCTGACCGAGCTGCGTCGTGCCCTGGGTGCGGACGCCAGCTACTCCGTCGCCAAGAACACCCTGGTCAAGCGCGCCGCCGCCGAGGCGGGCGTGGAAGGCCTGGATGACCTCTTCGTCGGTCCGACCGCCATCACCTTCATCAAGGGTGAGCCGGTCGAGGCCGCGAAGGCGCTGAAGGCGTTCGCCAAGGACAACAAGGCGCTCATCATCAAGGGCGGCTACATGGACGGCGTCGCGCTGTCCGTGGCCGAGGTCGAGCGGATCGCCGACCTCGAGTCGCGCGAGGTGCTGCTCGCCAAGCTGGCCGGTGCCATGAAGGGCAACCTCGCCAAGGCCGCCGGGCTGTTCGCCGCCCCGGCCTCGCAGGTCGCTCGCCTGGCCGCCGCGCTCGAGGAGAAGAAGCGCAACGAGGAAGCCGCGTAAGCGGATTCCCTGCTTTTTCTTCGCACCACCCCCACAAACCTCTTCGTCGCCGTTCGCGCGGCGATGAACACACCGAAAGGAAATTTCAATGGCCAACGTTGAAGAGCTGCTCGAGACCTTCGCCGGCATGACCCTGCTGGAGCTGTCCGAGTTCGTGAAGGCGTTCGAGGACAAGTTCGAGGTCACCGCTGCCGCTCCGGTCGCCGCCGTCGCGGTCGCCGGTGGCGCTGCTCCGGCCGAGGCTGCCGAGGAGCAGGACGAGTTCGACGTCATCCTCGAGTCGGCCGGTGACAAGAAGATCCAGGTCATCAAGGTCGTGCGTGAGATCGTCTCCGGCCTGGGCCTGAAGGAAGCCAAGGACCTGGTCGAGGGCGCCCCGAAGCCGATCCTGGAGAAGGTCGCCAAGGACGCCGCCGAGGCTGCCAAGGCGAAGCTGGAAGAGGCCGGCGCGAAGATCACCGTCAAGTAAGGTTTTCCCAACTCTCGGGACTCTCAGGGGCATCGCCCCTGAAACCCCAGGAGCGGGTGGGGGCTTCGCCCCGGCTCGGGACCTTGCGACGCGTTGAACGCCTAGCTCGAAAAGGGCGGTTCCCATTGTGGAACCGCCCTTTTCGCGTATTTGTGCGTCGTGATGTGTCCGTTATTCACGGTTCTCGATACCCTTCGCTACTCGCGAGTCAGGTCCCGGTGTCCGAGACGGGGCATATGCGATACAGTGACCGAACCTACTGTGATGCGCCACACCGCGCGTTCAGTTATCAAGAGTGGTCGCCGCAGTAGTGCGCTCGTCTGAGAAATTGTGGAGGTTGGCGTGGGCGTCGAGGTCAGGACCGAGGGCATCACCAAGTCGTTCGGTTCACAGCGTATTTGGCAGGACGTCTCTTTGACGCTGCCGTCGGGGGAAGTCAGCGCTCTGCTCGGCCCCTCCGGTACCGGTAAGTCCGTCTTTCTGAAGTCTCTGATCGGTCTGCTGCGCCCTGAGCGCGGCTCCATCTACATCGATGGCACCGACATCACCACCTGCTCCAACAAGGAGCTCTACGAGATCCGCAAACTGTTCGGCGTCCTCTTCCAGGACGGCGCGCTGTTCGGCTCGATGAACCTGTTCGACAACACGGCCTTCCCGCTGCGCGAGCACACCAAGAAGAGCGAATCCGAGATCAAGAAGATCGTCATGGAGAAGCTCGAGATGACGGGTCTGCTGGGCGCTGAGGGGAAGCTGCCCGGTGAGATCTCCGGTGGTATGCGCAAGCGTGCCGGCCTGGCTCGCGCGCTGGTGCTGGACCCGCAGATCATCCTCGTCGACGAGCCGGACTCCGGTCTGGATCCCGTTCGCACGTCGTATCTTTCGCAGCTGCTGCTGAACATCAACGCGCAGATCGACGCGACGATCCTGATCGTCACGCACAACATCAACCTGGCCCGTACCGTGCCGGACAACATCGGCATGCTGTTCCGCCGCAACCTGGTCATGTTCGGCCCCCGCGAGGTGCTGCTGACCTCCGACGAGCCGGTGGTGAAGCAGTTCCTCAACGGCCGCATGATCGGCCCCATCGGCATGTCCGAGGAGAAGGACGAGGCGCAGATGGCGCGCGAGCAGGCGCTCGTGGACGCCGGTCACCACCACGGTGGCGCCGAAGAGGTCGAGGGCATCATCCCGCAGATGAAGGCCGAGCCGGGCATGCCCGTGCGCCAGGCCGTGGCCCGTCGTCGCCAGCGTGTGCGCCAGATTCTGCACACCCTGCCGCCGGCCGCGCAGGAGGCCATCCGGCAGTCGCTGGAGGAGAACGGCGACGACCCCGACACGCAGGTGATTCCCGCTTATCAAGGCGCGTTCGACTCCACGGTTCGACACAACCTGACTAACGGGTAACATACGCGGCGTGAGTACCCCCCTGACACGACTGCGCACCCCGGTCGAGTCGGGCCTTGCCCAGGCCGGCAACATTTTCGCACTCCTTCTGGACGTGATCCGGAAGACGTTCCGTCGGCCTTTCCAGT contains:
- the rplA gene encoding 50S ribosomal protein L1, whose translation is MAKRSKAYLEAAAKVDRAALYAPLAAARLAKETATTKTDATVEVAVRLGVDPRKADQMVRGTVNLPHGTGKTARVIVFAVGDKAAEAEAAGADAVGAEDLIERIQGGWLDFDAAIATPDQMAKVGRIARVLGPRGLMPNPKTGTVTPDVTKAVNDIKGGKINFRVDKQANLHFVIGKASFDEKKLAENYGAALDEILRVKPSTAKGRYVKKVTFSTNTGPGIPVDPNRTRNFAEED
- the rplJ gene encoding 50S ribosomal protein L10 — encoded protein: MANAEKVTAVAEIKEQFETATATVVTEYRGLSVSKLTELRRALGADASYSVAKNTLVKRAAAEAGVEGLDDLFVGPTAITFIKGEPVEAAKALKAFAKDNKALIIKGGYMDGVALSVAEVERIADLESREVLLAKLAGAMKGNLAKAAGLFAAPASQVARLAAALEEKKRNEEAA
- the rplL gene encoding 50S ribosomal protein L7/L12; amino-acid sequence: MANVEELLETFAGMTLLELSEFVKAFEDKFEVTAAAPVAAVAVAGGAAPAEAAEEQDEFDVILESAGDKKIQVIKVVREIVSGLGLKEAKDLVEGAPKPILEKVAKDAAEAAKAKLEEAGAKITVK
- a CDS encoding ABC transporter ATP-binding protein, coding for MGVEVRTEGITKSFGSQRIWQDVSLTLPSGEVSALLGPSGTGKSVFLKSLIGLLRPERGSIYIDGTDITTCSNKELYEIRKLFGVLFQDGALFGSMNLFDNTAFPLREHTKKSESEIKKIVMEKLEMTGLLGAEGKLPGEISGGMRKRAGLARALVLDPQIILVDEPDSGLDPVRTSYLSQLLLNINAQIDATILIVTHNINLARTVPDNIGMLFRRNLVMFGPREVLLTSDEPVVKQFLNGRMIGPIGMSEEKDEAQMAREQALVDAGHHHGGAEEVEGIIPQMKAEPGMPVRQAVARRRQRVRQILHTLPPAAQEAIRQSLEENGDDPDTQVIPAYQGAFDSTVRHNLTNG